ATCTCGCGTCGGCAGGCGCTGGCGTCCGGACTGTCCGATAAGGACCTGCGTCGGCTCTGCCGAACCGGAAGGTGGCAGCGGCTGCGAGCCGGGCACTACCTGAACTCGCCGGGATGCGACGTCAGCGTGACGGGTCGGCATCTGCTGATGGCGCTCGCAACCGCGGAGACCACATGCGATTCGGCGATCACCAGCCACTGTTCCGCAGCGGTGCTGCACGGAATGTCGACCTGGGACATTCCGCTCGACCGCGTACACCTGACCAGGGATCGCATCAACGGCGGCCGCATGGGCAGGCGCGTCGTCGTGCACTCGGCACGGTTGCAGCCCGACGAGATCACCCTCGTCAACGGAATCCAGGTGACCACCCCTGCCCGGACGATCATCGATATCGCCCGCTCGGAAGGCTTCGAGCAGTCCGTCGCCCTCGGCGATTCCGCTCTGCGCCAAGGACTGACGACCATCGCCGAGCTACAAGAGCACGTGCGACAGGCACGGCATCGCCCTGGATGCCGCAAGGCCGCACAGGTCGTCGGGTTCCTGGACGGACGCAGCGAGAGCACAGGTGAATCGCTCAGCAGAATCGTGCTGCACCGATGCGGACTCCCCGCCCCCGAACTCCAAGCACGCGTCTTCTCCGACGACGACATCTGCGTCGGCCGTTTCGACTTCCTGTTCCCAGAACTCGGCGTGGTGGGAGATTTCGACGGAAAGATCGAATACCAGAGCGCGCTACGCGGCCCACACTCCCCGGAACAGATGGTGGTCGCCGAGAAGAAGTGTGAAGACCGCCTCCGCGCCCTGGGGTGGATAGTGATCCGCTGGACTTGGGACGATCTCGACGCCCCGGCTCTCCTCACCGACCACATCCATACGGCAGCACGGACAGCTGGCGGGTCCCAACGGCGCGGCTACTGGACCGCCACACCCAAACATTGACCTTCTTCTCTACCACGTGGTCCGGCGGCCGAAGCGTGGAAGTCACGCACGCCGGCAATGCCGAACAGTCGGGCGTGCAGCAGCTCGAGGAGCCAGGCGGAGGTGCGAAGTCCAATGAGATGTCGGGTTCGAAGCCGCTCGCTTGTTCTTCTGTGTTTGTCTATGTTTCTCGGTTATCGTCTGTATGTTCGATTCGGTGCGGGCCTGGGGGATCGCGGGGTGTGGGTGAGTCACAAGCAGGGGGTGCGTTTCGAGCTCGCTCCCGATCCGGAGCACGCCGTGGTGATGGGTCGGCATGCCGGGTTGTCGCGGGTGGTGGAGAACTTCTGTTTGGAGACGGTGGTCAAGAAGTGGGCGCAGCGCAAGGCCGAGGAGTCCTACGGTTTCACCGGTGAGCAGTTGACCAGGATGCCGTGGACCGCGCCCGCGCTGGAGAAGGAATGGCGCGCGACGCATCGGTCCCGGTTCCCGTGGTTCACCGAGAATATGCTGTCGTCGCGGGTGCCCAAGGAGGCGTGTCGGGTGCGGGCGGCCGGGTTCGCCAACTACCTGCAATCCAAGACCGGCAAACGCAAGGGTGTGCGAGTCGGGTTCCCGATCTGGCGTAAACGCAAGGACAGCAGCCGATTTCGCTACGATGCCGACCGCGCCAAACCCCTCGGCCCCCGCAGTGTGTGGCTGCCCGGGATCGGACAGGTGGCCACACGGGAGGACATGTCCTGGCTCACGCACAGAGTGTCCGACGGGCGTGCCCGGATTCTCGGGGCCACGGTGCGTGAACAGACCGGGCGGTGGTGGATCTCGTTCCAGATCGAGGTCGACCGCGACAAGCTCAACACCCGCCGCCGGGTGCCCGGCGGCGCCCCGAAATCCGGGATCGATCTGGGGTTGAAGACCTTCGCGGTGATTGCCGACGACGACGGAGGCCGCGAGGAGATCCACGCGCCCAAACCCCTGGCCCGAGCGCAGCGGGCGTTACGCCGCACGAACCGGAAACTCGCGCGCTGCCGACCGAAGTCGAACAACTGGAACAAGACCCGGGTACGGGTGGCGCGGCGGCATCTGCGGGTCGCCGACCAGCGGAAGGATTTTCTGCACAAGACCACTACGAGGTTGGCGAGAACCAAGACGGCCATCGCGGTGGAGACATTGAATGTCAAAGGTATGGCCGCCAACCGGAGACTGGCGCGCGCGATTTGCGATGCCGGGTTCGCCGAGTTCGTGCGTCTACTGGAGTACAAGGCCCGCTGGTACGGGTCCAGGGTGTGGAAGGCCGACCGCTGGTTCGCCTCGTCGAAGACCTGCGGTGCCTGCCGGCGAGTCGAACACGGCTTAACCCTGGCCGACCGGACCTGGGAATGTCGCGGCTGCGGTGTGGTGCATGACCGTGACCACAACGCGGCCGGGAACCTGCTGGCCGCGATGCTCGCCGACACCGAACCCGAACATGTGGTCCTCGCCGGGAAGTTCCCCGGAGAGGTGAAACGCCTCGCCGAGACCGCGTAAGACCACGGCCTTTTCCGGGCCGGGCAGCAGTCGATGACGCAGGAAGAGCCTCAACTCTGACAAGCGCTGAGACTCACGCAACGGATTCCGTCGGCGGTGTGACGGAAGTTGGCGTGCTGTATACGGCGTCTCGCTCGCCGCCGACGACGCGGGTAGGGCGGTCGTCATCTGTCGCCCTGACGCTAACGGAGCCCACCATCCCTCCGCGATGACCTCCCAGGTCATGGCGCCGCGGTCCGGCAGTCTCGAGGTCTTGCGCGCTCGGTTGGTGCATCGCATATTCGCACCTATGCCGGACACAGATACGCCTGCGGCGGTGACGGCTTGGCCGGGTCACCAGGGCCGGAAATGGGTGCGACGCAACGGCTACTGTTACCGCATGCGGATTGCGGCACTTGTAGCCATTGCCCTGGTGCTGAGCGCCTGCTCCCAGACCAAGGCAGGAAAACCACAGGGGGTGGCGGGCAGTTCGTCGCAGGCAAACACTTCTTCGACGGCCGCGCCCAGCCGGGAAAGTAGTTTGCAGGATCGGATCTCGTGGGTTCAGCAGGGGACACCGATCGATCTCGGGGGCTTTCACTCGGCCAGGATCGAAAACGGACCGACAACCGATCTGAAGGCCGACATCGCGTTCGTCAGCCCGACCGGCAAGATCAGCTGTATCACCGGTGTCGCCTACAGCATCGAGGGATTCGACTGCGAAGTTGAGCTGAAGACGCCGATGCCCCAGCCCGGGGAAGGCTACGGGAACTGGTTCGGCGGCTTTGTCTCCTACTCCGGGCAGCGGTTGACAGTCGGCCAATTCCGCGGCGACCCGGGGCTTTTCATCAATGGCAAAGGGCAGACGCTGCCATACGACAGCACCTTGACCTTCGGGAACTACACCTGCCGCCTCGCGACTACCGGCCTCACCTGTGTGAACCCCACCGAGCGCACCGGCGTGCAAATGAGCGACGACGGCGTCGTCCCGCTCGGCTGCCTACAAGAAGCCCCCGCGTCCCAACGCGAATCCTCCGTCGGCCGCGCCTACAGCTGCTGATCCGATCACACCGGGAACCGCTGTCCACAGAGTTATCAGCGTATTTCGACGATCTTCTCGCCAGCCTCGAGAAGCTCCAACACGGTCGGCAGGACGGGCAGGAAAGCAGCGAGAAGCGCTTTCCGCGAGCAATTGCCCATTCGGATCCAAACGAGGGCGGGCGCAGCTGCGTCGGGACGGCTCCTACCGATCAAAATGAAGTCCTCGTCCTTCGAAATGATGACAGCGTCGCGCCGAAGGGCCTCATTCCACACTTCCGAATCCGCGGCAGACGTCAAGTCGATATCACAGACATGCACGGCGTCGTGCCCCTCGTCCGTCAACACGCGTGCTAGTGCAGGTGGCAACTGGGCATCGACAAGAAACCTCAACAGGCTGTCCGCAGGATCGGATGATCGATCTCAGCGGCCGCGAATGCTAGGCAGGCGCGGATGTCTTCCAGTTCGAGATAGGGGAAATCGGCGAGGATGGACTCCTCCGTTTCACCTGCGGCCAAGAGCTCGAGTACGTCCTTCACTCTGATCCGCATACCGCGGACACAAGGCCGCCCCCCACACTGGTTCGGGTCGAACGTAATCCTGGACACCCCCGAAGCATAACCTCCCGCGCCCAGCCCAAGTGCACGTCGCGAACCAGGAACCGGCCTCATCCGGGCGGGCTCCCGACCTCGAAGCCGCGCTGAAATACCGAACGGCGCCGCTCCATTCGGAGCGACGCCGTTCAGGTCAGCGATTCAGTGAATCACTTGATGATCTTCGTGACGCGACCGGCGCCGACGGTGCGGCCACCCTCGCGGATCGCGAAGCGCAGACCCTCGTCCATGGCAACCGGCTGGATCAGCTTGACGACCATCTCGGTGTTGTCACCGGGCATAACCATCTCGGTGCCCTCGGGCAGGGTCACAACGCCCGTCACGTCAGTCGTACGGAAGTAGAACTGCGGACGGTAGTTGTTGAAGAACGGGGTGTGGCGGCCGCCCTCGTCCTTCGACAGGATGTACGCCTGGCCCTCGAACTCGGTGTGCGGGGTGGTGGTGCCCGGCTTCACGACGACCTGGCCGCGCTCCACGTCCTCGCGCTTGATACCACGAACCAGCAGACCGACGTTGTCGCCGGCCTGGCCCTGGTCGAGCAGCTTGCGGAACATCTCGATGCCGGTGACCGTGGTCTTGGTCTTCTCCGGACGGATGCCGACGATCTCGACTTCCTCGTTCACGTTGATCACGCCACGCTCGACGCGACCGGTGACGACGGTGCCACGACCGGTGATGGTGAACACGTCCTCGACCGGCATCAGGAACGGCTTGTCGGTCTCGCGCACCGGGTCCGGGATGGACTCGTCGACCGCGGCCATCAGCTCGAGAACCGACTCGGTCCACTTCGGGTCGCCCTCGAGCGCCTTCAGACCGGAGACCCGCACGACCGGCGCGTCCTCGTCGAACTCCTGCGAACCCAGCAGCTCGCGGACCTCCATCTCGACGAGCTCGAGGATCTCCTCGTCGTCGACCATGTCGGCCTTGTTCAGCGCGACCAGGATGTAGGGCACGCCGACCTGACGCGCGAGCAGCACGTGCTCACGGGTCTGCGGCATCGGGCCGTCGGTCGCGGCGACCACGAGGATGGCGCCGTCCATCTGCGCCGCACCGGTGATCATGTTCTTGATGTAGTCGGCGTGACCCGGCGCGTCGACATGCGCGTAGTGGCGCTTCTCCGTCTGGTATTCGACGTGGGAGATGTTGATCGTGATACCACGAGCCTTCTCCTCCGGCGCCTTGTCGATCTGATCGAACGCGAAGCTCTCGTTCAGATCCGGAAACTTGTCAGCCAGCACCTTGGTGATCGCTGCGGTCAGCGTGGTCTTGCCGTGGTCGACGTGACCGATGGTGCCGATGTTGACGTGCGGCTTCGTCCGCTCGAACTTCGCCTTCGCCACTTCTTTGTCCTCCTGGACTTGTTGGTGCGTGCAGTTGCAGCAGTGCGGTTATTGAATGGGGTCGTGCTGACGCCCGGCTGTCGGGGCAAGTGTCCCACTTGCCCCGAACGGTGTTACTCGCCGGTCGCCTTGGCGATGATCTCCTTCGACACGTTGGCCGGAACCTCCGCGTACGAGTCGAACACCATGGAGTAGTTCGCCCGGCCCTGGGTCTTCGACCGCAGGTCACCGATGTAACCGAACATCTCCGAGAGCGGAACCAGCGCCTTGACGACACGGGCACCACTGCGTTCCTCCATGGCCTGGATCTGACCACGGCGGGAGTTCAGGTCGCCGATCACATCGCCCATGTAGTCCTCGGGCGTGATGACCTCGACCGCCATCAGCGGCTCGAGGATCACCGGACCGGCCTTGCGAGCCGCTTCCTTGAGCGCCTGCACGCCGGCGATCTTGAACGCCATTTCTGACGAGTCGACGTCGTGGTACGCGCCGTCGAGCAGCGTGACCTTCAGGTTCACCAGGGGGTAGCCCGCGAGCACACCGTACTGCATGGCGTCCTGCGCACCGGCGTCCACCGAAGGGATGTACTCCCTCGGCACGCGGCCACCGGTGACCTTGTTCTCGAACTCGTAGTGCGCGCCGTCCTCGCCGACGAACGGCTCGATGGCGATGACCACCTTCGCGAACTGGCCGGAGCCACCCGTCTGCTTCTTGTGGGTGTACTCGAGCTTCTCGACCCGCTTGGTGATCGTCTCGCGGTAGGCCACCTGCGGCTTGCCGACGTTCGCCTCGACCTTGAACTCGCGCCTCATTCGGTCGACCAGAATGTCGAGGTGGAGCTCGCCCATACCGCCGATGACGGTCTGACCGGTCTCCTGGTCCAGCTTGACCGAGAAGGTCGGGTCCTCTTCCGAGAGACGCTGGATCGCGGTGCCCAGCTTCTCCTGGTCGGACTTGGTCTTCGGCTCGATGGAGACCTCGATGACCGGGTCCGGGAAGGTCATGGACTCGAGCACGATCTGGTTCTGCGGATCGCACAGGGTGTCACCGGTGGTGGTGTCCTTGAGGCCGATGACCGCGTAGATGTGCCCCGCCGAGGCGGCGCCGACCGGGTTCTCCTTGTTGGAGTGCATCTGGAACAGCTTGCCCAGACGCTCCTTCTTGCCCTTGGTCGAGTTGATGACCTGGGCGCCGGAGTCGACCTTGCCGGAGTACACGCGGACGTAGGTCAGCTTGCCGAAGAACGGGTGCACCGCGATCTTGAACGCCAGGGCCGCGAACGGCTCGTCGGCGCTCGGCTTGCGGGTAAGCAGTTCCTCTTCCTTGCCGGGCGCATGGCCGGTGGTGGCCTCCACGTCCAGCGGCGAGGGCAAGTAGTCGATGACCGCGTCGAGCATGGGCTGCACACCCTTGTTCTTGAACGCAGAGCCACACAGCACCGGGTACAGCTCGGAGTTGACCGTCAGCTTGCGGATGGCGCCCTTGATCTCGTCGATCGAGAGCTCCTCGCCACCGAAGAACTTCTCCAGCAGCGCCTCGTCGGATTCGGCGACGGTCTCGAGCAGTTCCTGGCGGTACTGCTCGGCCTTCTCCTTCAGGTCCTCGGGGATCTCGACGACCTCGTACTGCTCGCCGAGCTTGGTCTCGCCCCGCCAGACCTTGGCGTTGTACTCGACCAGGTCGACGATGCCCTCGAAGGTGTCCTCCGCCCCGATCGGCAGCTGGAGGACCAGCGGCTTGGCGCCGAGGCGGTCTTTGATGGTCTGCACGGTGAAGTAGAAATCCGCACCGAGCTTGTCCATCTTGTTGACGAAGCAGATCCGCGGCACGTCGTACTTATCGGCCTGACGCCACACCTGCTCGGACTGCGGCTCGACGCCCTCTTTGCCGTCGAACACCGCGACGGCGCCGTCGAGCACGCGCAGCGACCGCTCCACCTCGACGGTGAAGTCGACGTGCCCGGGGGTGTCGATGATGTTGATCTGGTTGTCGTTCCAGAAGCACGTGGTAGCCGCGGAGGTGATGGTGATACCACGCTCCTGCTCCTGCTCCATCCAGTCCATCGTGGCGGCGCCGTCGTGGACCTCACCGATCTTGTAGGTGATACCGGTGTAGAAGAGGATGCGTTCAGTTGTGGTCGTCTTGCCCGCGTCGATGTGGGCCATGATGCCGATATTGCGGACCTTGTTCAGGTCGGTGAGCACGTCCTGTGCCACGGAAATCTTCCCCGCTCGTAGCTAGTTGGGATTATCGGGGACGACCCTGTGGTCGTCTCTATGTCAACGCCGGACGCGACAGGTAAGTGCCGCGTTCCGGCTGTGCCTCCCGACCCAGACGACGGGCCGGGCAGACGTCACCAGCGGTAGTGCGCGAAGGCCCGGTTGGACTCGGCCATCTTGTGGGTGTCCTCACGACGCTTGACGGAGGCACCGAGGCCGTTGCTGGCGTCGAGCAGCTCGTTGGCCAGACGCTCGACCATGGTCTTCTCACGGCGGGCCCGCGAGTAGTTGACCAGCCAGCGCAGCGCCAGGGTGTTGGAGCGGCCCGGACGGACCTCGACCGGCACCTGGTAGGTGGCGCCACCGACGCGGCGCGGCTTGACCTCGAGTGCGGGCTTGACGTTGTCCAGCGCGCGCTTGAGGGTGACGACCGGATCGGTGCCGGTCTTCTCGCGCGCCTGCTCCAGCGCGCCGTAGACGATGCGCTCGGCAGTGGACTTCTTGCCGTCCAGCAGGATCTTGTTGACCAGCTGAGTGACCAGCGGCGAACCGTAGACCGGGTCGTTGATCAGCGGACGCTTGGGTGCGGGGCCCTTGCGTGGCATATCAGCTCTTCTCCTTCTTGGCGCCGTAACGGCTGCGGGCCTGCTTGCGGTTCTTCACACCCTGGGTGTCGAGCGAGCCACGGATGATCTTGTAGCGGACACCGGGGAGGTCCTTCACACGACCGCCACGCACGAGCACCATCGAATGCTCCTGCAGGTTGTGGCCCTCACCCGGGATGTAGGCCGTGACCTCGACCGCGCTGGTCAGGCGAACACGCGCGACCTTACGCAGCGCGGAGTTCGGCTTCTTCGGGGTCGTGGTGTACACGCGGGTGCACACGCCACGGCGCTGCGGGCTCCCCTTGAGGGCCGCGGTCTTGGTCTTGGAGACCTTGTCGCGACGACCCTTGCGGACCAGCTGGTTGATGGTTGGCATAGACCGGCTTTCCTTATTAGTTAACGCGGTGTCTGGAACTTCATGTCTGTTTAGTTGGCGACGCTCCCGGGGCCTTTCGTGGTCACGCAAGCTTCCGCCTCCGGGCCCATCGTTCACATCGCTGTCATCGAGCTTTCACTCGCACGTCCGGCCGCGTTTCTCGCGTCCCGAGGTCGGGCGTGTCGCACGCGGCGCAGAGCCCGAAATTCGGGCACGCTGGAGTGGTCAGCCGCTTTCGCTGGCCTACGATCACGCACGAACTTGCCCGCATGCTTCCGGGCACAGCGATCCACGATACCCGCGGCCGGGACACAGGGTCAAAGCGGGTGGTATCGACCCCCGCTACCGCGCCAAATTCAAGGTCAACTCGACCAGCTTCTTCGCTGCCCCGCACGGGTCCGGATGACTCGAGCCCGGGTGGTAGTTGACCCAGAAACCGATGACGCCCTGATCCGCCGCACCCGCACTGACGCCGCAGGAGTCCGGATCGTTGGGGCGGCGCGTCTCCAGCGCGCGCCTGCCCTCGACGGTGATGTTGTTGGTGATGTAGCCGAGCCTGTCGTTGTTGGCCTTCTCGTTGTTCAGCGCACCGATCTCGTACCAATTGAGCGTCACCATGGCGTCACCACCGGGGGCGCCCTGCAGGTCCCACATGCAGACCGCGCCGTAGAAGGACGGCTGAACGAAGGAGTCCGCACCCACCGCCTTGGCGATGTCCTCGCTCGTGACGACCTCGCATTCACGCAGCAGCTTGTCGAAATTGGTGTTGACGGTGTCCCCCGTACCGGATCCGGCCGGGTAGGCGGACCCACTGACCGTTCGCCCGCAACCAGAGGCGCCGGACGCAAGAGCCAACAGGGCG
The DNA window shown above is from Nocardia sp. NBC_01730 and carries:
- a CDS encoding type IV toxin-antitoxin system AbiEi family antitoxin domain-containing protein translates to MEAPQLISRRQALASGLSDKDLRRLCRTGRWQRLRAGHYLNSPGCDVSVTGRHLLMALATAETTCDSAITSHCSAAVLHGMSTWDIPLDRVHLTRDRINGGRMGRRVVVHSARLQPDEITLVNGIQVTTPARTIIDIARSEGFEQSVALGDSALRQGLTTIAELQEHVRQARHRPGCRKAAQVVGFLDGRSESTGESLSRIVLHRCGLPAPELQARVFSDDDICVGRFDFLFPELGVVGDFDGKIEYQSALRGPHSPEQMVVAEKKCEDRLRALGWIVIRWTWDDLDAPALLTDHIHTAARTAGGSQRRGYWTATPKH
- a CDS encoding RNA-guided endonuclease InsQ/TnpB family protein, coding for MSHKQGVRFELAPDPEHAVVMGRHAGLSRVVENFCLETVVKKWAQRKAEESYGFTGEQLTRMPWTAPALEKEWRATHRSRFPWFTENMLSSRVPKEACRVRAAGFANYLQSKTGKRKGVRVGFPIWRKRKDSSRFRYDADRAKPLGPRSVWLPGIGQVATREDMSWLTHRVSDGRARILGATVREQTGRWWISFQIEVDRDKLNTRRRVPGGAPKSGIDLGLKTFAVIADDDGGREEIHAPKPLARAQRALRRTNRKLARCRPKSNNWNKTRVRVARRHLRVADQRKDFLHKTTTRLARTKTAIAVETLNVKGMAANRRLARAICDAGFAEFVRLLEYKARWYGSRVWKADRWFASSKTCGACRRVEHGLTLADRTWECRGCGVVHDRDHNAAGNLLAAMLADTEPEHVVLAGKFPGEVKRLAETA
- a CDS encoding DUF5615 family PIN-like protein, encoding MRFLVDAQLPPALARVLTDEGHDAVHVCDIDLTSAADSEVWNEALRRDAVIISKDEDFILIGRSRPDAAAPALVWIRMGNCSRKALLAAFLPVLPTVLELLEAGEKIVEIR
- a CDS encoding DUF433 domain-containing protein, whose protein sequence is MRPVPGSRRALGLGAGGYASGVSRITFDPNQCGGRPCVRGMRIRVKDVLELLAAGETEESILADFPYLELEDIRACLAFAAAEIDHPILRTAC
- the tuf gene encoding elongation factor Tu, with protein sequence MAKAKFERTKPHVNIGTIGHVDHGKTTLTAAITKVLADKFPDLNESFAFDQIDKAPEEKARGITINISHVEYQTEKRHYAHVDAPGHADYIKNMITGAAQMDGAILVVAATDGPMPQTREHVLLARQVGVPYILVALNKADMVDDEEILELVEMEVRELLGSQEFDEDAPVVRVSGLKALEGDPKWTESVLELMAAVDESIPDPVRETDKPFLMPVEDVFTITGRGTVVTGRVERGVINVNEEVEIVGIRPEKTKTTVTGIEMFRKLLDQGQAGDNVGLLVRGIKREDVERGQVVVKPGTTTPHTEFEGQAYILSKDEGGRHTPFFNNYRPQFYFRTTDVTGVVTLPEGTEMVMPGDNTEMVVKLIQPVAMDEGLRFAIREGGRTVGAGRVTKIIK
- the fusA gene encoding elongation factor G, producing the protein MAQDVLTDLNKVRNIGIMAHIDAGKTTTTERILFYTGITYKIGEVHDGAATMDWMEQEQERGITITSAATTCFWNDNQINIIDTPGHVDFTVEVERSLRVLDGAVAVFDGKEGVEPQSEQVWRQADKYDVPRICFVNKMDKLGADFYFTVQTIKDRLGAKPLVLQLPIGAEDTFEGIVDLVEYNAKVWRGETKLGEQYEVVEIPEDLKEKAEQYRQELLETVAESDEALLEKFFGGEELSIDEIKGAIRKLTVNSELYPVLCGSAFKNKGVQPMLDAVIDYLPSPLDVEATTGHAPGKEEELLTRKPSADEPFAALAFKIAVHPFFGKLTYVRVYSGKVDSGAQVINSTKGKKERLGKLFQMHSNKENPVGAASAGHIYAVIGLKDTTTGDTLCDPQNQIVLESMTFPDPVIEVSIEPKTKSDQEKLGTAIQRLSEEDPTFSVKLDQETGQTVIGGMGELHLDILVDRMRREFKVEANVGKPQVAYRETITKRVEKLEYTHKKQTGGSGQFAKVVIAIEPFVGEDGAHYEFENKVTGGRVPREYIPSVDAGAQDAMQYGVLAGYPLVNLKVTLLDGAYHDVDSSEMAFKIAGVQALKEAARKAGPVILEPLMAVEVITPEDYMGDVIGDLNSRRGQIQAMEERSGARVVKALVPLSEMFGYIGDLRSKTQGRANYSMVFDSYAEVPANVSKEIIAKATGE
- the rpsG gene encoding 30S ribosomal protein S7; translation: MPRKGPAPKRPLINDPVYGSPLVTQLVNKILLDGKKSTAERIVYGALEQAREKTGTDPVVTLKRALDNVKPALEVKPRRVGGATYQVPVEVRPGRSNTLALRWLVNYSRARREKTMVERLANELLDASNGLGASVKRREDTHKMAESNRAFAHYRW
- the rpsL gene encoding 30S ribosomal protein S12 yields the protein MPTINQLVRKGRRDKVSKTKTAALKGSPQRRGVCTRVYTTTPKKPNSALRKVARVRLTSAVEVTAYIPGEGHNLQEHSMVLVRGGRVKDLPGVRYKIIRGSLDTQGVKNRKQARSRYGAKKEKS
- a CDS encoding DUF3558 domain-containing protein, yielding MTLRRGYTRGIFAAVALLALASGASGCGRTVSGSAYPAGSGTGDTVNTNFDKLLRECEVVTSEDIAKAVGADSFVQPSFYGAVCMWDLQGAPGGDAMVTLNWYEIGALNNEKANNDRLGYITNNITVEGRRALETRRPNDPDSCGVSAGAADQGVIGFWVNYHPGSSHPDPCGAAKKLVELTLNLAR